DNA sequence from the Nicotiana tomentosiformis chromosome 3, ASM39032v3, whole genome shotgun sequence genome:
tcacagacaaaaaccgttacaatcccactagaggagagaatcttggcagaaattgtggaaaagctggtttatcatgggtcttccactgagtatttttaattatatttaaagcaagatacctctactataaagggcatggttatcatttctgtaaaggCAAGTTTTTTCATGCTTACATTGTAATCAAAACACTATATTCTTCCATAGTAAAGAGTAGTTCTTTCAAGCTTGTTAaattgattccacttgtttagtcttaaaattcatcttctttacaacctaatctattttgcattttttgcaaTCCAtacttatatttctatttatcctcacaatttgtattaagttgcgCCACATATCCTTataactacgtacaaattcaacttcaTCCGTTTTTCGGGTGAACAATATGCTTTCTTATAAGATCTACTTAGTTTTCTTTTCTTCCGGTGCCAAAGTGGAAGTATGTCCTATCAATTGCAGCTTCAGCTTTTGTATTTGTTGGACCACCAACAGGAACACGATTAATCTAATTGTTTTGTTCTTTGTCATTGGAAGCATTCCTAAGAATGTAATTGTAGACTTTATTCCGCAAATGAATGTATATTGTACGATGTGTTTTATGCTAATATTTAGTCAGGTTGAtggtttttctttccttttttttgggTTATCCTAATAAATAATATAAACAATCATGAAATTATCTTcggcaaatggccaaatatatccctgtactttcgaaaatgatctaagaatacccttcgttatactattaagttatatatacctttctcgtcatactttggaacaaatatacccttattttggatggagtgccacgtggcagcaccagatgaaaacgaccaATTTTTTTAACCGAACCATTTTAAAAAATccaccacccgacccgttttaaaattcagtttttttaatttttttaaagcatatattttgtaaaaactggaaaaaaaatttgtaaaaattggaaaaaaaggaatttgcaaaatatatatttttaagtcttttcagttttttaaagtattatttttgtaaaaactgaaaaaagaatatttttttgtaaaaactggaaaaaaaaaaaagactctcctaaagcagtggacaaCATATgcattaatttaaaaaaaaagaaaatattttgcaaagtctttttattttttcagtttttacaaaaaaaaaaaaaaaattaaaaatgaaaaaactggaaaatatatattttgaaaattccttttttttcagttttacaaaaaaaaaattaaaattctttaaaaactgaaatatatatatatattttgtaaaaactgaaaaaaaaaaatttgcaaaatatatatttttcagtttttttagttatttaaagtattttttttgtaaaaactgagaaaaaaaaaattgtcaaCCATTAGACCTCTTTTCTAAAATGATATCAACCATATGCCCGTGCAAAGTACGGGCACGGACTACCTAGTACTCGCATAAGCAAAAGTTGCTAGAAATTGTGGTAGTTGTTTGGGGACTGGGAAAATAGTAGACTCGATCAGGCTCGACGACCGGGATAAGCAAAACGAAATCAGGATTTGGCCGAAAAAGAAGCAAGTCTATCGATACCATGATCGATCAATATGGATAAAGAAGAATCTTTCTAAATCATTTCATATCAATGGGGCCTTCAAGCATCCGAAATACGTCGGGATTGAAAATAACATAGTGTTTCTCCTTTAGAAAAACAAACTTTTCTTTTTCAAGTTCTTTTTCACAAAAAAGTCCCGCTCCGACCTTCTGACGAGTCATCTACTTAAAAGGATTATCCCCATTTAACAATTCTTAAAACAGATTTAGCATCCAAATACTACAAGCTCATAGggtgtaaaaataaaaaagaaagtatTGTATATTATGAAAGAGAAAAAGATGTCACGTCCAAAAAATGTTATGGACGAATTAACGGGTTTAAGAGCGAAATTCTCTTGTTCATTTTCTTAGACAAAGAAGTGTTCTTGTCGTACGTACGTGTACATAAACAAAAGCACTCCGATAAATAACTATAAATAACGTATCAACATGAAAGTAATGAATAAAGTTCCTTCAACAGATCGTCGAAATTCTCACAAAACCATGTAGCTGAATATGAGTAATCCCATCCAATGTGTAGGAAGTTAAACATTCTCAAATTCAGTTCAAAGAGATTGTGAAATAGAGAAGCGAATTTTAATCCAATTAACTATTGGTAGGACTAAATTAGGGCGCTTCGTTAGGTGAATGTTTAATTTCCAAACAAATACATCTTTATGAGTTTCATTTACTTTCCTTTAATTCTGAGTGTGATCTTAATTATCTAATTGTATTATTTGCCACTGAGACCAACTTTAGGTGGTTAAGTTCCAAATACATTTGTTTAGGATGTTATAACACATTTGTAAAAAAGTTTATACTATGTGttataaaatgccaaaaatgcaAAACCTGACCAAATGGAAATCATTTCTTCTTCCTAATCCAAACATTATGTTTCTTTTTAAGGATGATCTCAATCACTActtttattattatcattatcatcTCAACTTGTAATCTAAATTAAAATAGAAAGGACAATAACGGGCAAATTGCACATTTGACCGGTCggtcaaaaataattatatttgttagttaaatacataaaaaaaaaaaatatatatatatatatatatatattaccaaCTATATTGTGTAGTTTTCCCTAATAACAAAGCTAAGTCAATGAAAACTTTAGCACGGCCTCTTTTCTTCAGTAGACGGGCTTATTGGACACAAAAACATCTGGGCCCATTTATTCGGTGGTTTGGGCTCCGAAATCTCTAAGTAAGGCCCATATGGTATGgaattaactaaaaagaaaaagttCAAAATTTGAATCTCCGCTCCAACGGTCACCTTTTCAAGTATATATATGCCCCTCACCTTTCTCATCCCTCTCATTCAGAAAACGCCCAAAAGTAGTACCTAGGCCAATCTTCAATCATTTCCAGTGACAATTCCAATGGATTTCCTCAGCCTCACAAGGAGAGAGCTTCAAGTTCTTTGTaagaagaacaaaatcccagctAACATCACGAATGTCGCCATGGCTGATGCGCTCGCTTCTCTCGACACTGTAAGTATTTTAATCGAACATCGAAAATTAACATCACATCTGCGCTTGTGCTTAGTGGATTTTGATGAGTTCGTCTAAAATTAGTGAAAATGAAGATAATTAGGGTTGCAAATTGCTTTTCGCATTGACAGCGAAAATAATGTTGTTTATTTTCAATTTAATTATTGAGCTTTAATATTTAAGATGTATTGAGCAGAACCGACGCAGACGATTCATATAGCTGACAAATAAAATTAGGATTGAGGACCTTAGTTAGATCCATTGATATTTGACCTATATAAATTAAACCTGTTGCCAGCGGGTATTTCGTGTGCATTGATCTTTGATATTTTTGTTGGAAACTCTGTATATAGATTCTGCTTTTTACGATTAATCATGCATGAAGGTTAAAAGTTCTTTTTTCCATTCCATTTATTGACTTGTCATCTCTGATTTAATGTAGAAACTGTTTTCTATAGCTGTTATTGCAGAGATTAAGTACACCTGCAGTGTTTTTTTTACACTATCAATGATTTTTAAACGTGTAATAGCCAATTTTACGAGACTACCAATTGGAGTAGTACTTATCAAGAGATTTAACTATAATTACCTTATAAATAACCTggttatgtaaatatttttttacacTGTCTGTTCATaaaaattaaactcatattgcataTATGTCATTTTGATATAGTCTGTTAAGGATTATTTGCCAACTGCATTAGCGTCAAAACTACTTTTACTAAAATTTgcaagattttcttcttcaaacaTCAGTTATCCTACATCTGCTTATAACTATTTGCACAATTTTATATTAATGTTTTGCTTCCGGAGGAGAATTGAGCTTCATGCTTATGTGCAGGTCGATGGTATTGAGGAGTTCCTGAGTCCATGTGAATCCGAAACTGCAAACTCTTCATCCATGGCGTCTCCTGAAAAGTCGGAAAAAGTATCAGCGAGTGTACCTCGTACCTTGACTATGACACGCGGGAGAGCAAGAGGAACGACGGCCAAAGCCGTCAATGAAGCAAAGATTGAGATGGTTGAGACTCCTGCCTTGCCAACTACCAGAAGAAGAAGGGCTGCAGCAACTTCAGTTCGTTCAAAATTGGAAAGCTCGATGAAAGAATGTGAATCAGATGAGCACATTGGTGATCAGATTATGATGGAAAAGAAAGAGGTTTCGAAGACACCAGCAGCTGTGCATTCTAGCCGAAGAAGGGAAGTGAAGGCAAAGAGTTCAGTCAGCCAAGTGTATAGCACCCGTCGATCAACTAGGTTAGCTGGGAAAACTAGCTCTGAATCAATCACACAAGAGAACGAAAAATCGGGAACCATTACATATGATGCGTATTCGGAAGACGATGATGAAAATTCGGAGGTGGACTCTAAGCAGCATTCTAGTCATGAGAACGAAGATTTAGACAGAAATGGTAATATCTGAAACAATAAATTTCTTTTTCCCTTTTGTGATATACTTTGTTAAGATGCTGTTTTCTCTGAGTTCTGACTGCAGCCTTTCCACAGGTATTGATTTGAAAGAGGCAGAAGAGAGTTTGGATGTCAATAAAGATTCGGAGATTTTATCAGTTCAAGATTCAAATGTCTTGGTAGAAAATGTAATGGAAGTGGAAGTTGGTGTTCAAGAAGTAAGTGCCGGTAGCCTTGCAGTTGATGTCTTGAACGAAGAAGCAGAAAAGGACTTGGAGGTAGAAGTATCTTATCACAGCAACAACGGTATGTGTTATTCTCAGGGTATTACCATGACTTTCCATGCTTAAAATAGTTTTGGTTCTCTGGGGATATTGATATGTGATAAGTTCAGTTGCCTTCTTAGTACAAAAGAATGATGAGAATCAGTTTATCTGTTCATCCATGTATTCCTTTATAACAATTACTCGATTCACTTCACTGTTGTATATACTTCTCATACTTCCGTTAGTCCCAACCAAGTACTCCTTGCTTTGCTGCCATTAAGGGAAATTAATTGTTGTAGGGCTTGAAGAAGTATATGCAAAAGAAGATAATGTACTTGAAAACGGGATACAAATGGTTTCTGTCGAAGAGGAATCTGGGGGTCTGCATTCTAAAATGACGGACGTTGAGCTCCTTGAAGATAGCGGTAGGGCTAAAGTAGTTATTTGTACTTCTCTTGTGACCTATTACATTTTTGTTAGACAGTTATCATCTTCATTTAGCACTTTATGACCCGATATCTCAATTTTGCAGTTGTTGATGCATTCAACTCTGAGAATGAGAATCAAATTGAGGCCATGAACGAAGTGAACGGAAACAAACAAATAGAAGGATCTGCTGCAAAGGAAGTGAATGATGGAGAGGCAGAAACAAAAGATGAAGATATTCAGAACAAAATCCAGGACTTGGGTCATGATGCAAAGACTAGGCTAGATTTCCCTGACGTGGCCTTGTCCAAGCAGTTGACCCAAGAAAATCAGCCCCACTGGGACGAAATCTTTGATTTTGAGGAGGATAATGTTGCAGAGGAAAACCATGATGATGAGATATATGAATGTGAAGTGGATAACGGAACAGAATCTAATTCTGATGATTCAGGAGAAGGAGAATTGATGGGACAGAAGAAAGAGAAGGGGGAGACAAATGTTAGTGGAAGTCTTCAGTGTTCGAAAGATGTTTCAGAAGCTAATGTAGAACTTCCTGGAGACGAACTGATGGACAAATCTGAAGTTGACGATGATGAGGCTAATGTGGATAATACTGCTGTTGCTCCTCTTTTCCCCTTGGTTTCTCTTGTTCTCAATGCCAAATCAACGGGAGAAGTTGAAAGTTTTAATGCAGAAACTAACTTGAATTCTCTTGATATTGATTTGTCCGGGCAGTTAAACCGTGAGATGGAGGCTAAGGCGAGTGAAGGTCTTCATCTTCTGCAAGATGTTTCAGAAGCTAACATAGAATTTGCTGGAGAAGAACCCATAAAAGAATTTGAAGTTGATGATGCACAGACTGATGTGGATCCTGCTGCTCATCCCCCAGTGGCTTCACCTATACCTAATACTGCCTCAAAATCTGTCTCCACTTTGATACTGGAACCAGTGTATAATCTGTCTGCCTCGTCAACAATGAACGCGGTTCTCATCACTGAGACAAGCTGTTTGACACCAGTTAAGATATCTTCAAGTAAGACACCTATGAAGAAATCCATGAGCAAAGCATCAGCAGCGGCAAAAGTGGCTCAGATCCATGATGACAAGGAGAATATAGATAACAGTGGCAGAAAAGTCGTTCAGACAAAAGAGAAGTCGAAGAAAAACAAAAGCAATGCTGGCAATAACAGTAAGCAATCTTTGCAAGATTTAAGCTTGAGGCAGCTTACAAAAATGTTGAAGGAGATGCATATTTCAAAAGATCCTAAAATAATGGATAGCACTAACACTAAGGTGAGAGAAATCCCTGcttcattcttttattttcttgaatCAGTCATACTTTTTCAGGTAGCCATTAAATGTTAAGAGAGTTATTCTAAAGTGTTTTTCATTCGCAGGTAGCAAGTTCAAGACCAGCTTTGCAGACACTTCCAGAAAACCGCTGAAACTGAGAAATGAGGCTTACAAGGCAAACCATTTTGCCAtagattacatgaacttgagaGTGGAATGATATAATAGCCTTGCAAAACCTTCTTGGTTTGCCCATCAGAGATGTATCAAAATTGTGATCGCTCTTATTTATGCTTCCTTTTAGTTTATGAAAACTTATGAAGTTTCTTCTATAATGATCCACTTGATAGTAATTCTCTCTAGTTTGTCAATTAAGCTAGGTCTATTTCTGGAATAGTTGTGATCAACTTGCCTCACCAACAGCTTCTTGTTGGACATAGTAAATTGATGAAACTGAATAACCTAAATGTACTAACTGAACAGAAACATCAAACATGATCCCCACGAGAGGGATCTTTCATCTAGCATATTCCATATATTGGTAAAGGTGCTACAATTTTCTCAACTTGCCTCACCAACAGCTTCTTGTTGGACATAGTAAATTGGTGAAACTGAATAACCTAAATGTACCAACTGAACAGAAACATCAAACATGATCCCCACGAGAGGGATCTTTTGGGAAGAAAGGAAGAGGAAAAGCCAAAGGTTGTTTGGATCAATTTTTATGGTTTTATAGTCTTCGTTCGTGGGAGATCACTATTCATTCATTCTTCTAAGTATTGCAATGACATCTTAAGATTCTTCTTTTGTTGGTTTAGATTTTGTTGCACTTGATTGTTTGATGTGCTCCAGAGTGTCAAATAAACAAtatgaaatttggaaaattagtCATTCCATCGGCAAAATTCGTGGTGAGTACAAGTTCTTTTTTTCCATGAAATTTAGGAGTTTCAATCTCTCTATATTTTAGAGGGCTTATCAAATCATATCTTGGCCGTGTTAGTTGTTTCAACTTATCTATCTTCATTGTGTAATTCCCTGAAATCATTCTCATCATCTTCAAAATATTACTCCTAAAGGGGATAGAATGGGTAGAGGTTATGTTTGGGAAGAAAGGAAGAGGAAAAACCAAAGGTTGTTTGGATCAATTTTCATGGTTTTGTAGTCTTCATTCGTGGGAGATCACTATTCATTCCTCTTAgtatttgtcacgacctaaaatcacatccgtcgtgatggcgcctatctcaatactaggcaagccgacaatctcaataaactcccatatcttttatgtttaaaaacaaaataattaaattcagcggaagaaaattctcaaatacatatataaacactcccaaaacccggtgtcactaagtacatgaacatctattatgaatacaagtctggaaaaatacggtctataatggTCGGAGACCCattacagtaaacaaagagatagggaaggagagacaagatctgcgaaacacggcagctacctcagaatctccggaaAACCAACTGCGTGCAAGAATCAACACCtgttatgtccgggaacacctggatatgcacatgaagtgcagggtgtagtatgagtacaaccaactcagcaagtaacaataataaatgaggaactgaagatagtgatgaggtacacagttatagttcactttcagtaattccagcaaagaatagacatgctttcaattccagcagtttaagtcaaatcaattctatacagttcaagttcatgtattccggatataaaatcttttagaaaatttcacaacaatgacaaatagcaactaagtgcaacaacaaatgaaaaacaagtacagtcTCTCTAGACAAccatcactcactgggctcccaaccctcagcactcacacgcaatgggtacccacgctcactgggggtgtacaaactccggaggggctcctacagcccaagcgttgtaatccgcacggacaactcacgtgctataatatcctgcacggacagctcacgtgctataatatccatacctcaccgacaggcccttggcctcactcagtcatcaacctctctagtctctcgggctctcggaaatcacaaagattagcccaaacaaagataacatagtgtaccaacaaaaatcaagaaagactgaggtatgatacgcaagtaaaatcatgactgagtacaagacaataattagcaaataattcaacaagtacgcgacctctgcgggtcccaacagtactatcacatagcctaagcaagatttctaacatgatctacagtcaaatttcttcaacacatagagagcatatagctaacaacaagttaatcaactttccagtttcacgggacggaccaagtcacaatcccctcggtgcacgcccacacgcctgtcacctagcatgtgcgtcacctccaaaacaatcacatgatacaaaatctggggtttcataccctcaggaccagatttataactgttacttacctcaaaccgtgaaattcttattccgctaagcctttgcctcgtgaaatggcctccaaacacctcgaatctagccacaaataattcgattcagtcaataaaatttattgaaattaattccataagaaaatgctaatttttcataaaaatccgaaatttagctaaaAAATTGCCCTTGgtgcccacgtctcagaacccgacaaaagttataaaatcaggaagcccattcaaccacgagtctaaccatactaattttaccgaaatccgacctcaactcgacctccaaatcttcaaatcttattttcaaatccctaagttcaaatccccgatttatacctcaaaaacatgtaatctagtcgaattattcgatgataattcaatattatgaagtagaaatgatcacaagtgacttacctcaagatttcccgtgaaaacctcgctcaaaatcgcccaacccgagcttgaaatgcccaaaaatggcaaaagctcggaacccctatgtgttttgtactgcccaggggtttccgcttctgcgggattTTGTGCGCATTTGCGGACACGCTTCTACGAGgagttgtccgcttctgcgaagctgccTCACCAAGCGCCCTTGCGTTTCTGCGATCAAACGCCCGCAGGTGCGGGGACGCTTCTGCGGCTACCTGCCGCTTCTGCGATTGAAGCCCCAGTCACGCCTGGACGCATCTGCGAtagaaggctcgcttctgcgagctcgcacctgcgatggaagttccgcaggtgcgattacatcagatggcagaaaccttcagattttcttccaagtccaaattctATCTTTTAACCCTACGAAACTCACCCAAGTTcccctaggacctcaaccaaacatatcattaagtcccaaaatatcatacgaacttagtcgaaccttcaaattacctcaaacaacgctaaaaccatgaatcataccccaattcaagtctaatgaactttgaaatttcaagtttccacaaacgacgccgaaacttatcaaatcacgtccgattgacctcaaattttgcacacaagtcataaattatataacggacttattaaaattttcagaatcggatttcgaccccgatatcaaaaagtcaatcccccccccgggtaaaactttccaaaaattcgactttcgccattttaagtctaattccactatggacctccaaataatttttcggatacgctcctaagtccaaaatcaccatacgaagctattaaaattatcagaattcgaatccgatgtcgtttatatataagtccacatccggtcaacttttctaacttaagttttaaattataagattaagtgtctcatttcactccgaattccttccggacccgaaccaactaatccggtaagtcataaaacaactgtaaagtataaattgaggagtaaatgggagaacgggattataatactcaaaacgaccggctgggtcgttacagtatTGCAATGACATCTTGAGATTCTTCTTTTGTTGGTTTAGATTTTGTTGCACTTGATTGTTTGATGTGCTCCAGAGTGTCAAATAAACAATATGGAATTTGAAAAATTTGTCATTCCATCGGCAAAATTCGTGGTGAGTACAAGTTCTTTTTTTCCATGAAATTTAGGAGTTTCAATCTCTCTATATTTTAGTGGGCTTATCAAATCATATCTTGGCCATGTTAGTTGTTTCGACTTATCTATCTTCATCGTGTAATTCCCTGAAATCATTCTTatcattttcaaaatattactccTAAAGGGGATAGAATGGATAGAGGTTACGTTTGGGAAGAAAGGAAGAGGAAAAGCCAAAGGTTGTTTGGATCAATTTTCATAGTTTTGTAGTCTTCGTTCGTGGGATATCACTATTCATTCCTCTTAGTATTGCAATGACATCTTGAGATTCTTCTTTTGTTGGTTTAGATTTTGTTGCACTTGATTGATTGATGTGCTCCAGAGTGTCGAATAAACAATATGAAAATTGAAAAATTAGTCATTCCATCGGCAAAATTCGTGGTGAGTACAAGTTCTTTTTTCCATGAAATTTAGGAGTTTCAATCTCTCTATATTTTATAGGGCTTATCAAATCATATCTTGGCTGTATTAGTTGTTTCAACTTATCTATCTTCATCGTGTAATTTTTTGAAATCATTCTCATCATCTTCAAAATATTACTCCTAAAGAGGATAGAATGGGTAGAGGTTACGTTTGGGAAGAAAGGAAGAGGAAAAAACAAAAGTTGTTTGGATCAATTTTCATGGTTTTGTAGTCTTCGTTCGTGAGAGATCACTATTCATTCCTCTTAGTATTGCAATGACATCTTGAGATTCTTCTTTTGTTGGTTTAGATTTTGTTGCACTTGATTGTTTAATGTGCTCCAGAGTGTCAAATAAACAATATGGAATTTGGAAAATTAGTCATTCCATCGGCAAAATTCGTGGTGAGTACAAGTTCTTTTTTTCCATGAAATTTAGGAGTTTCAATCTCTCTATATTTTAGAGGGCTTATCAAATCATATCTTGGCCGTGTTAGTTGTTTCAACTTATCTATCTTCATTGTGTAATTTCCTAAAATCATTCTCATCATCTTCAAAATATTACTCCTAAAGGGGATAGAATGGGTAGAGGTTACGTTTGGGAAGAAAGGAAGAGGAAAAACCAAAGGTTGTTTGGAtcaatttttatggttttgtAGTCTTCGTTCGTGAGATATCACTATTCATTCTTCTTAGTATTGCAATGACATCTTGAGATTCTTCTTTTGTTGGTTTAGATTTTGTTGCACTTAATTGTTTGATGTGCTCCAGAGTGTCAAATAAACAATATGGAATTTGGAAAATTAGTCATTCCATCGGCAAAATTCGTGGTGTGTACAAGTTCTTTTTTTCCATGAAATTTAGCAGTTTCAATCTCTCTATATTTTAGAGGGCTTATAAAATCATATCTTGGCCGTGTTAGTTGTTTTAACTTATTTATCTTCATCGTGTAATTCCCTGAAATCATTCTCATCATCTTCAAAATATTACTCCTAAAGGGGATAGAATGGGTAGAGGTTACGTTTGGGAAGAAAGGAAGAGGAAAAGCCAAAGGTTGTTTGGATCAATTTTCGTGGTTTTGTAGTCTTCGTTCGTGGGAGCTCACTATTCATTCCTCTTAGTATTGCAATGACATCTTGAGATTCTTCTTTTGTTGGTTTAGATTTTATTGCACTTGATTGTTTGATGTGCTCGAGAGTGTCAAATAAACAATACGGAATTTGAAAAATTAGTCATTTCATCGGCAAAATTTGTGGTGAGTACAAGTTCTTTTTTTCCATGAAATTTAGGAGTTTCAATAGCTCTATATTTTAGAAGGCTTATCAAATCATATCTTGGCCGTGTTAGTTATTTCAACTCATCTATCTTCATTGTGTAATTCCCTGAAATCATTCTCATCATCTTCAATTAATCTAAACTTTTGAGGTAATGACTTAGACCGTTAAATCTTCTTGCCGGTTAACAAGTCTTCTCAGGGGATACTTTCAAATTCGAAGCTCTTAAGCCTTTCTTTCTCAATATCGTCGAAGTAACTATCAAAGTTAAGGTTATTTTAACAGGTTCTTAGAATCTAGCTGGGTTCATCAATGAATTTATCTTCTACGTGCAATAGAGCATTAATTTGTTGTGCTGAAGAAGATGTTCATAGCATATTTTCTATTCTTCCTGTTAGAACTCAAGTCCCATTAGTTTTCAACGCAAAGAATCTTTGTATATCACTACTAATATTGTTTAACATTAACGTGATCATTCAAGCTAGGGGTGTCGAtagatatttaaaaaccgactaaaccgaccgaACCGTACCGTACCGTACcaaaccgatttttaggtttttttaataaaattgtagGTTTTTACATAAATCTACAAc
Encoded proteins:
- the LOC104102942 gene encoding uncharacterized protein; amino-acid sequence: MDFLSLTRRELQVLCKKNKIPANITNVAMADALASLDTVDGIEEFLSPCESETANSSSMASPEKSEKVSASVPRTLTMTRGRARGTTAKAVNEAKIEMVETPALPTTRRRRAAATSVRSKLESSMKECESDEHIGDQIMMEKKEVSKTPAAVHSSRRREVKAKSSVSQVYSTRRSTRLAGKTSSESITQENEKSGTITYDAYSEDDDENSEVDSKQHSSHENEDLDRNGIDLKEAEESLDVNKDSEILSVQDSNVLVENVMEVEVGVQEVSAGSLAVDVLNEEAEKDLEVEVSYHSNNGLEEVYAKEDNVLENGIQMVSVEEESGGLHSKMTDVELLEDSVVDAFNSENENQIEAMNEVNGNKQIEGSAAKEVNDGEAETKDEDIQNKIQDLGHDAKTRLDFPDVALSKQLTQENQPHWDEIFDFEEDNVAEENHDDEIYECEVDNGTESNSDDSGEGELMGQKKEKGETNVSGSLQCSKDVSEANVELPGDELMDKSEVDDDEANVDNTAVAPLFPLVSLVLNAKSTGEVESFNAETNLNSLDIDLSGQLNREMEAKASEGLHLLQDVSEANIEFAGEEPIKEFEVDDAQTDVDPAAHPPVASPIPNTASKSVSTLILEPVYNLSASSTMNAVLITETSCLTPVKISSSKTPMKKSMSKASAAAKVAQIHDDKENIDNSGRKVVQTKEKSKKNKSNAGNNSKQSLQDLSLRQLTKMLKEMHISKDPKIMDSTNTKVASSRPALQTLPENR